The following DNA comes from Natronospira bacteriovora.
CTGTTGATGGGCTCGGGTACTTTGCTCTTCGCAAGAATGGCCGTCAAGAACGGAGTCGACCCCGAAAGGCTGCTGGTCATGGAGCATGCCTCCATGGTGGAAGTGACGGAGACCATTCTCGAGCAATGCGGTGAGCGATCACTGGTGGTGGGCATGTGCAATATTCACGGCGGGGGAGAGGAAGTTGCCCGATTCTTCCAGAACCGCGCCAGCCGGGAAGAGGATCTATGATTGCGCTCAACATTCTGGCCGTTGCCATTGGCATCGGCCTTTTCTTCACTCTGTTGCTGAGTCAGGCTTTCGGGCTGGCGGCCGGGGGACTGGTGGTGCCCGGTTATATGGCGCTCCAGCTCATGAATCCTTTCAATGTGGCGCTGACCCTCAGTGCCGCGCTGGCGACATTCCTCATCGTTCGGGTCATTGCGGCTTATGCGGTGATCTACGGTCGCCGCCAGACCATTATCATGATACTGACCGGATACCTCATTGCCGGCCTGATGGATCTGCTGCTGGGAAGCATGGTTGCATGGACAAACCTGGAAATGGCCGGTGAAAGCGGGGACGCGGAAGCCCGGGTGGCTGAACTGGAGTCCGCCTTCATGATGTCCATGATGGAGATGAGCATCATCGGGTACATCATTCCCGGATTGATTGCCATCTGGTTTGATCGTCAGGGGGTATTGCAGACCTTGTGTGGGCTGGCGGTCACGGCGGTGCTCGTGCGCCTGGCATTGATCGTGGTCATGCCCGAAACCCTGCAGGCCTATGAAGCCCAGCAGGCCTTCCGCATGCCGGGCTGGTGAAAGGAGTTGTCTCGATGAGTCGCATTACCAAGATTTACTGGCGCTCCTCAAGGGTACCGGCCTGGGGCCTGGTGCTTCTGGCGCTTGCCGCCATCGGCGCCCTGCTTGCCGCGGAAGGGATACAGAAACGCGACCCGGTGGTGGAGGCCAACTACGCGACAATGGTTGCCGCCTCGCGAACCTTTCGTGACGCGGTGGAAGTACTTCGCCCCCTGCGCGGACGCATTGAGCCCATCAATCCCCAGTTTGACCCTCAGCGTTCAGGCCTGATTGGTGTCGCCTCCAGCTCCGTTACCACGACCCGGGGTGGTCTGGAGTCCAAGCAGACGTCCATCAATCCCAACTGGGCGGCCGTGGCGGTGAAATTGCTGGCCGATGCCGGCGTCGAGGCAGGCGACCTGGTGGCCGTCACGGTGTCGGGATCCTTTCCGGCGCTGAATCTGGCGGTCTATGCCGCATTGGAGGCCATGGGCGCGGAGCCGGTGATCATCGCTTCGGGGTCCTCGTCCCAGTGGGGCGCCAATGTGCCCGAAATGCTGTGGCTTGATATGGAGAGAGAGCTGCGGCGGGCGGGTGTGATCAGCCTGCAGCCAGTGGCGGCGTCCATCGGCGGTGTCGAGGATCGCGGCGTGGATCTCCCGGACGAGGGGGTTCAGGCGATTAGACGAAGCATCGACAGGGCGGGAGTTGCCTTTCTGGATCCCGGCAGCTATCGGGAGGCGGTGGCGGATCGGGTGGCCCTGTTCCGGG
Coding sequences within:
- the pgsC gene encoding poly-gamma-glutamate biosynthesis protein PgsC, with product MIALNILAVAIGIGLFFTLLLSQAFGLAAGGLVVPGYMALQLMNPFNVALTLSAALATFLIVRVIAAYAVIYGRRQTIIMILTGYLIAGLMDLLLGSMVAWTNLEMAGESGDAEARVAELESAFMMSMMEMSIIGYIIPGLIAIWFDRQGVLQTLCGLAVTAVLVRLALIVVMPETLQAYEAQQAFRMPGW
- the pgsW gene encoding poly-gamma-glutamate system protein; translated protein: MSRITKIYWRSSRVPAWGLVLLALAAIGALLAAEGIQKRDPVVEANYATMVAASRTFRDAVEVLRPLRGRIEPINPQFDPQRSGLIGVASSSVTTTRGGLESKQTSINPNWAAVAVKLLADAGVEAGDLVAVTVSGSFPALNLAVYAALEAMGAEPVIIASGSSSQWGANVPEMLWLDMERELRRAGVISLQPVAASIGGVEDRGVDLPDEGVQAIRRSIDRAGVAFLDPGSYREAVADRVALFREHSGGRPFKAFVNVGGGATIVGPPGIDSQFSSGLSRNAPARAFAVETVMGYFLRENVPAIHFIRINSMAERHGLPIAPEEAVPVGDGGIYSASTYRRGLAVMLGLALIGLTWLMVHSAGISGFSRRSEGSKGVRPMV